One Chionomys nivalis chromosome 4, mChiNiv1.1, whole genome shotgun sequence genomic region harbors:
- the LOC130872688 gene encoding EKC/KEOPS complex subunit Lage3-like, whose product MARIPRLAAAVPDAGSVAVIPSGSHPVARAPEVASSSKSTMPFTQRPGIRHHRFALTVPFPTSLEAEIACGSLAPDAEPHRGLLGKELKVSGCVLEVHWISEDSRLLRISIMNFLDQLSLVVNTIQRFGPPVSR is encoded by the coding sequence ATGGCGCGGATTCCCCGACTAGCCGCTGCTGTCCCGGATGCAGGCTCAGTGGCAGTTATTCCCAGTGGCTCTCACCCTGTTGCACGAGCACCGGAAGTCGCCAGTTCGAGTAAAAGCACAATGCCTTTTACCCAAAGGCCGGGAATCCGACATCACAGATTCGCGCTTACAGTGCCTTTCCCGACCTCTTTGGAGGCAGAAATCGCCTGTGGGTCCCTAGCTCCTGATGCCGAACCGCACCGAGGACTGTTGGGGAAGGAGCTTAAAGTGAGCGGCTGCGTGCTGGAAGTCCACTGGATCTCGGAAGATTCTCGCCTCCTCCGAATTTCCATCATGAACTTTCTTGACCAGCTTTCCCTAGTGGTGAACACCATACAGCGCTTTGGGCCCCCAGTTTCTCGTTAA
- the LOC130872908 gene encoding zinc finger protein 25-like, whose amino-acid sequence MRTLVPRNLEMEREQVSFEDVAMDFTREEWQDLDAAQRTLYRDVMLETYSSLVSLGHCLNKPELIFKLEQGLGPCTAAEASDRSLPDLPILTTQNVTSQENHKVHLWEVETFQTKASSEKIAELKKQQKTHPGSKSCGTEAYRKTFCQKSQGTGNQTSQTRRKIIRYVSTLSEAQGLRKSGEGTEASFQSPHATVCQETPTDVQRCERTDCREASICSSEHQRIHTSKKPYECTACGKAFSLKSYLTQHQKIHIGKKAFACSECGRAFYTKGKLTLHQIIHTGEKPYECTRCGKAFSLKTYLTQHQKIHTGKKPYECKECGRAFYRLTHLTLHQRTHTGEKPYACTKCQKAFYCQSQLKLHQRTHTGEKPFKCMECGRPFYYKSHLTRHQRIHSNEKKPFECAECEKAFYCKSDLTAHQRSHTGEKPYACMECRKSFHQKSTLLLHQRTHVGEKSYACSDCGKVFYCKSHLTLHQTIHTDTRPYVCTECGKYFYYKSLLIVHGRTHTGDKPYECGECGKAFSRKPHLTRHQSTHTGKSDLNANQVGTLSAVSHTREHTRVAGVLKEKNAG is encoded by the exons GGCACTGTCTGAACAAACCTGAGTTGATCTTCAAGCTGGAGCAAGGACTTGGGCCATGTACCGCAGCGGAAGCCTCGGACAGGAGCCTCCCAG ATCTTCCTATATTGACTACCCAGAATGTGACCAGCCAGGAAAATCATAAGGTGCATTTGTGGGAAGTTGAAACCTTCCAAACCAAGGCATCAAGTGAGAAGATT GCAGAGCTAAAGAAGCAACAGAAGACCCATCCAGGGTCAAAGTCCTGTGGAACTGAAGCGTATAGGAAGACATTTTGCCAGAAATCACAGGGCACCGGGAATCAAACGTCTCAGACTCGTAGGAAAATCATCCGTTATGTGTCAACTCTCAGTGAAGCTCAGGGGCTTCGTAAGAGTGGGGAAGGCACGGAAGCTTCCTTCCAGAGCCCACATGCTACCGTATGTCAGGAAACGCCTACGGATGTACAGCGTTGTGAACGTACGGACTGCAGAGAGGCTTCCATCTGCAGCTCAGAACATCAGAGAATTCATACAAGCaagaagccctatgaatgtacAGCATGTGGGAAGGCTTTCTCCCTCAAGTCATACCTCACCCAACATCAGAAAATCCACATAGGCAAGAAGGCCTTTGCGTGTTCAGAGTGTGGGAGGGCCTTCTACACTAAGGGGAAACTTACTCTGCATCAGATAATCCATACAGGGGAGAAACCTTACGAGTGTACAAGATGTGGGAAGGCTTTCTCCCTCAAGACGTACCTCACTCAACATCAGAAAATCCACACAGGCAAGAAGCCTTATGAgtgtaaagagtgcgggagagccTTCTACCGATTAACACACCTCACGTTACATCAGCGAACTCATACGGGTGAGAAGCCCTATGCTTGTACAAAATGCCAGAAAGCTTTCTACTGCCAGTCCCAGCTTAAGCTACATCAGCGAACTCATACGGGTGAGAAGCCTTTTAAGTGCATGGAGTGTGGAAGACCTTTCTACTATAAGTCACACCTAACTCGACACCAGAGAATTCACAGCAATGAGAAGAAGCCCTTTGAATGTGCGGAATGTGAGAAAGCCTTCTACTGCAAGTCGGACCTCACTGCACATCAGAGGTCTCACACGGGCGAGAAGCCCTATGCATGCATGGAGTGCAGGAAATCATTCCACCAGAAGTCCACACTCCTCCTACATCAGAGGACTCACGTGGGCGAGAAGTCGTACGCGTGCTCAGACTGTGGCAAGGTTTTCTACTGCAAGTCACATCTCACTCTGCATCAGAccatacatacagatacacgcCCCTATGTGTGTACAGAGTGTGGCAAATATTTCTACTATAAGTCACTACTCATTGTACATGGACGAACTCACACAGGCGATAAGCCCTATGAATGTGgagaatgtgggaaagccttctcCCGCAAGCCACACCTCACTCGACACCAAAGTACTCACACAGGTAAGAGCGATTTGAATGCAAATCAGGTGGGAACGCTTTCTGCTGTCAGTCACACCAGGGAGCACACGCGTGTGGCAGGCGTTCTGAAGGAAAAGAATGCAGGATAG